The following coding sequences lie in one Arachis hypogaea cultivar Tifrunner chromosome 9, arahy.Tifrunner.gnm2.J5K5, whole genome shotgun sequence genomic window:
- the LOC140175276 gene encoding putative disease resistance RPP13-like protein 2 — protein sequence MLNHSKTSDCIQPEEDNTSFYVKWILWSLIIGWFGISLWYDCWLKYYKGKVKWIENKLSFLEALKDDHYQLTEEADNLRSRGREFWGSEDLSEINLWLSKEESLWVNSTKTLVSDADACIKNYKKQSQTRIPGCFTAILRLISIRDVFHQIDRVKTSVEGHLENKDKDAKDIYDSMQKSRLRNRSLLDQYAAEESQKTVKTEDDKEDQKQRKPSTSINELMRKSNDLFSGMEKRRSVHLLLPLHAFTNELSQLQLETNTENLWKGQAKMLIAEAEDLISAYSWWVSYFGSIRGIPIVGTMFKKYFNGIPIKTTQFEEDMERIVDEFHNLLDTKSKWKFDFIDSDAMESELPFQNADDDEITSTVNSIRIKLDQSGSKQEPMNSLYHQLEEMNKELRGRREETAVRKACLEHLKSISQEVDQSVSNFLKEKMNNPELQQILKATDLLQKIVKNCYTKRQNSPSIPATKNVAKELVSKLTTSSGNLLTLSIVGMKGVGKTTLAKAIFYNKDVINYFPVRVWVADGTTSKVKVLLMKQDGTIDHQALSITEVRDHLKGKRGLIVLDNISKKDDFDKYKKELISETGMTNRSRILLTTPLNNIASYADTCGGPHQIRLMTKDESWALFQKVTMTVKPKENSQEEKLAKKVVGRCGGLPLLIVSIGFLLSVKGSITEDNLRPLLRQINHGHQNIRWLQAWVNTNQELNETLSDCLYYMTLFPADFEIPVRRLVNLWIEEGLVKQRDDNQETLEATAETYLENLNKCNMIQAVALKSNGKIKTYRLPSMLREIILADKTSHSQYSGTHVERRFAYRFDDRGLDANAANVFSKKKIPLSVFFFDKREGCKPGEHIGRILSTGIANEQFMEISVLDLERVFRPQLPDTLGMLIHLKYLGLRWTYLEEFPTFICKLENLETLDVKHTCIRVFPSFIWKLKKLKNLYLNQDYRSRLEGRPSGNFQHNLYRLWGVFIYGRCPLLFDFQRLKNLGKLKLAFQLKAEEQDTLAKKIVQLNQLESLRLRSVNEMGEPEKLILRDISKLEKLASLQLYGKLENGLRMNHLPQNLINLTLSASKLQDSQDPMQLLQSLEKLESLCFYADSYHGKSMLCNPGSFPKLLVLRFWNLRNLEEWNVKEGAMPSLREFEARSCEKLAVPTGLKYLGNIQLIKLHKMSNTFMREILSSYKKKILSPDVRISPFK from the coding sequence ATGCTCAATCATTCAAAGACTTCCGATTGCATTCAGCCAGAGGAAGACAACACCAGTTTCTATGTGAAGTGGATTCTCTGGTCGTTGATAATTGGTTGGTTTGGTATTTCTTTGTGGTATGATTGTTGGCTCAAATACTACAAAGGAAAGGTTAAATGGATAGAGAACAAATTGTCATTCCTGGAAGCTCTGAAAGATGACCATTATCAACTTACCGAGGAAGCAGACAACTTAAGATCACGAGGCCGTGAATTCTGGGGTTCAGAAGATCTATCTGAAATTAATCTGTGGCTAAGCAAGGAAGAAAGTCTTTGGGTAAATTCAACAAAGACACTGGTCAGTGATGCAGATGCCTGTATCAAAAACTACAAAAAACAGAGCCAAACAAGGATTCCTGGTTGTTTTACGGCTATCCTTAGATTGATATCCATCAGAGATGTTTTTCATCAAATAGATAGAGTTAAAACATCGGTGGAAGGTCATCTTGAAAATAAGGATAAAGATGCCAAGGACATCTATGACTCCATGCAGAAGTCACGGTTGAGGAATAGAAGTTTGCTGGATCAATATGCAGCTGAGGAGAGCCAAAAGACAGTCAAAACTGAAGACGACAAAGAAGATCAAAAGCAACGGAAGCCTTCTACTAGCATTAATGAATTGATGAGAAAGAGCAATGATCTATTTTCAGGCATGGAAAAGAGACGGTCTGTACATCTGTTGCTTCCACTGCATGCTTTCACAAATGAATTAAGTCAGCTGCAGTTGGAAACTAACACAGAAAATCTCTGGAAAGGACAAGCTAAAATGCTAATTGCAGAAGCTGAAGACCTCATCAGCGCCTACTCATGGTGGGTATCATATTTTGGCAGCATAAGAGGCATCCCCATAGTAGGGACAATGTTTAAGAAATACTTCAATGGCATCCCCATTAAAACAACTCAATTCGAAGAGGACATGGAACGCATTGTCGATGAATTCCATAATCTCCTTGATACAAAGAGCAAATGGAAATTTGATTTCATTGATAGCGATGCAATGGAGTCTGAATTACCATTTCAGAATGCAGATGATGATGAAATCACGTCAACTGTGAATAGCATCCGTATCAAGCTAGACCAAAGTGGCTCAAAGCAAGAGCCAATGAACTCGCTGTATCATCAATTAGAGGAAATGAATAAGGAGCTTCGAGGAAGGAGGGAAGAAACAGCTGTAAGAAAAGCATGCTTGGAGCACTTAAAGTCAATTAGTCAGGAGGTGGACCAATCAGTGTCCAATTTCCTAAAAGAGAAAATGAACAATCCGGAGCTTCAGCAAATATTAAAGGCAACGGATCTGCTtcagaaaatagtaaaaaattgttATACCAAGAGGCAGAACTCACCCTCAATTCCTGCTACGAAAAATGTTGCAAAAGAATTGGTCTCCAAGCTGACCACCAGCAGTGGTAATCTTTTGACACTTTCCATTGTGGGGATGAAGGGGGTGGGGAAGACAACTCTGGCAAAGGCAATCTTTTACAATAAAGATGTTATAAACTACTTCCCCGTCCGTGTCTGGGTGGCCGATGGAACTACCTCCAAAGTAAAAGTTCTGCTGATGAAACAGGATGGAACCATAGACCACCAGGCATTGTCCATCACAGAGGTACGTGATCACTTGAAAGGGAAGCGAGGCCTTATTGTCCTGGATAACATCTCAAAAAAGGATGATTTTGATAAATACAAAAAGGAACTGATATCAGAGACTGGAATGACAAATAGAAGCAGAATATTGCTCACAACACCCTTAAACAACATAGCTTCGTATGCCGACACATGTGGCGGCCCTCACCAAATTAGATTAATGACAAAAGACGAAAGTTGGGCACTGTTTCAGAAGGTGACCATGACTGTAAAGCCCAAAGAAAATTCTCAAGAGGAAAAGCTTGCCAAGAAAGTGGTGGGCAGATGCGGGGGCTTACCACTGCTTATTGTTTCTATTGGGTTTCTATTGTCAGTGAAAGGCAGCATTACAGAAGATAACTTGCGGCCACTGCTTCGTCAAATCAATCATGGCCATCAGAATATTCGATGGCTACAAGCTTGGGTGAATACCAATCAAGAACTGAATGAAACTTTGAGCGACTGTCTCTACTACATGACActcttccctgcagactttgaAATCCCGGTCAGGAGATTAGTCAATCTATGGATAGAAGAAGGATTGGTGAAACAAAGGGATGACAACCAAGAAACATTAGAAGCCACAGCAGAAACATATTTAGAAAACTTGAACAAATGCAACATGATTCAAGCAGTGGCACTGAAGTCTAATGGGAAGATTAAGACATATCGCTTGCCAAGTATGCTCAGAGAGATCATATTGGCTGACAAAACAAGCCATAGCCAGTACTCAGGTACACATGTAGAGCGGCGATTTGCCTACCGCTTTGACGATCGTGGTCTTGATGCAAATGCAGCAAATGTATTCAGCAAGAAAAAAATTCCCCTATCTGTTTTCTTCTTTGACAAACGTGAGGGATGTAAGCCAGGAGAACACATAGGGAGGATCCTCTCAACAGGCATTGCAAATGAGCAATTCATGGAAATCAGTGTTCTTGATCTAGAACGCGTATTCAGACCACAGTTGCCAGATACTCTAGGTATGTTGATTCATCTCAAGTATCTTGGATTAAGATGGACTTACTTGGAGGAGTTCCCAACATTCATATGCAAACTAGAGAACCTGGAAACACTTGATGTAAAGCATACATGCATCCGTGTATTCCCCAGCTTCATCTGGAAATTGAAGAAATTGAAGAACTTATATCTGAACCAAGACTATCGCAGTAGACTTGAGGGTAGGCCAAGTGGAAACTTTCAGCATAATCTTTACAGATTATGGGGTGTGTTCATATATGGGAGGTGCCCTCTTCTTTTTGACTTTCAAAGGCTGAAGAATCTTGGGAAATTGAAATTGGCCTTCCAGTTAAAAGCAGAAGAACAAGATACACTAGCCAAGAAGATTGTGCAGCTGAACCAGCTTGAGTCGCTCAGACTTAGATCAGTAAATGAAATGGGTGAACCTGAAAAGCTAATATTGAGAGATATATCAAAGCTGGAGAAGCTCGCATCCCTGCAATTGTATGGGAAATTAGAAAATGGTCTTCGCATGAATCACCTCCCACAAAATCTTATTAATCTCACATTGTCAGCTTCAAAGCTGCAAGACAGTCAGGATCCTATGCAACTATTGCAGAGCCTGGAGAAGCTTGAGTCCTTGTGTTTCTATGCTGACTCTTATCATGGAAAAAGCATGCTTTGTAACCCAGGGAGCTTTCCAAAACTTCTAGTGCTAAGATTTTGGAATTTAAGGAATCTGGAGGAATGGAATGTGAAAGAAGGAGCAATGCCTAGCCTCAGGGAATTTGAAGCACGGTCATGTGAAAAGTTAGCAGTTCCCACAGGATTGAAGTACTTGGGGAATATTCAATTGATCAAGTTACATAAAATGTCAAACACATTCATGAGAGAAATTTTGAGTAGTTATAAGAAGAAGATATTATCACCAGACGTTCGTATCTCACCCTTCAAGTAA